Below is a genomic region from Rhinoraja longicauda isolate Sanriku21f chromosome 34, sRhiLon1.1, whole genome shotgun sequence.
gccggctgcctgtttgaggcggtggggaggtTAGAGCTGGTGGTGGGGAGGTGAGAGCTGGAGATGGACCGGGCAGCGTCCACCATGTTTTGGGAGGGttcgtgagggaggtggggtggggttggtatCGTGACTGGGCTCGGGGCATGCCGCTGAATTCACTCTCGTTTCAgctaagaaaaagaaaaaaacccgCGGGGATCACTTTAAGCAAAGGTTCCGCAAGAATTTCCAGTCCCTGTTGGAGGAGCAGGTGGGGTTTATTACTTGCTTGTGCTCTGTGTGTTtataagggagggagggagggaggggggagtgtagtATGGCTGGGAAGTTGAACACCTCTCTACCCCAGAGTACAGGGGAGTGTTGTAGGactgtcacagagtgatacagcgtggaaacgggcccttcggcccaacttgcccacaccggccaacaatgtcccagctacaccagtcccacctgcctgcgtttggcccacatccctccaaacctgtcctatccatgtacctgtccaactgtttagaacggagatgaggaaaaatctttttcactcagagagttgtgaatccgtggaattctctgcctcagaaggcagcggaggccaattctctggatgctttcatgagagagttagatggagctcttaatgatagcggagtcagggggtatggggagaaggccggaacggggtagtggttgtggatgatcagccatgatcactggctcgaagggccgaatggactacttctgcaccgattgtctattgtttcttaaacattgggttagtccctggctcaactaactacctcctctggcagctccttccagacacccaccaccctttgagtgaaaaagtgacccctcagattcctattaaatctttcccccttcaccttgaacctatgtcctctggtcctcgattcccctactctgggcaagagattctgtgcatctgaatgaatttaaatgagagttagatagagctctaggggctagcggaatcaaggggtatgggggggaaggcaggcacgggttactgattgtgaatgatcagccacgatcacaatgaatggcggtgacctcctcctgcacctgttttctatgtttctatctacatgttccgccccgtcccctgacatcagtccgaagaagggtctcgacccaaaacgtcacccgttccttctcacccgagatgctgcctgacccgctgagttactccaacattttgtgcctaccttcagtgGTGCGATTCCTTTCCACAACTGGTATTCCTGTGTTGGTTGCAAGTGGCTGGTGCAGTCCTGTGGTTAGGACTCTGTGGTTTGTGGCTATTCCCCGGTGAATTACAAGTCTCCTTAAACCTCTGACAAAGCAGAACCTGAGTTCAACGGATGGGCCGAACTACCTGACTGCCTGCCTTGGCCCCTCCGCCCTGCCCCAGCGCCACTTCTGTGCGGTCTGCGGCTTCCCGTCCAACTACACCTGCGTGTCCTGTGGAGCCCGGTACTGCTGCGTCAAGTGCCTGGGCACGCACCAAGAAACCAGGTACGTCCATATCGCGGTGGGTTTTCACACAAGATCCCAGCTTctgcagtcatagagtcttacggcGTGAAaacgggcccaacttgcccaacatatcCCACCTacccgagtcccacctgcctgcgtttggccctcacccctccaaacctgtcctatccatgtacctgtataaatgaTTCTCAAACCTTGAgttagatagtcccagcctcaactacctcctccggcagctcgttccatacatccaccatcctttgtgtgaaaaagttacccctcaggtccctattaaatgattccaccctcaccttgaacccttatcctctggtcctcgattcccctacactgggcaagagactctgtgcgtctacccgatctattcctctcatgattttgtacactaacCTTTGTACACACgtttagtttttatttatttgttagtttagtttagagatacagcgcggaaacaggccctttcgtccc
It encodes:
- the znhit1 gene encoding zinc finger HIT domain-containing protein 1, with translation MVEKKRESSGRWQEGGGRRVLDPATRQRRLCRQLDALERDNFQDDPHANLPQLKRLPQFNDSHTEAAKKKKKTRGDHFKQRFRKNFQSLLEEQNLSSTDGPNYLTACLGPSALPQRHFCAVCGFPSNYTCVSCGARYCCVKCLGTHQETRCLKWTV